The Pseudomonas sp. LFM046 region ATCGGAGGTCAACTGTCCAGCTAGCAAAAAGCCCCTAAAAAGGGGCTTCGCGACTACTGGTTGCGGGGGCTGGATTTGAACCAACGACCTTCGGGTTATGAGCCCGACGAGCTACCAGACTGCTCCACCCCGCGTCAAAGCTGGTGCGAGAGTATACGGCCAGCACCTTGCATGGTCAACCGAACATCCCGCGAAGAAGAAAGCCCGCATTGCTGCGGGCCTCTCTTTATATGGTACCGAGGAGGGGACTCGAACCCCTACAGCCTATGGCCACTACCACCTCAAGGTAGCGTGTCTACCAATTCCACCACCTCGGCAAAACTTGCCTTACTTCTGCTCTGGAGCCTGAGGCACATCACCCGACTGGGTGGCAGGCTTCTGCTCTTCGAGCACCGGCACATCATCAGCTGCCGGCTTGGCGGGCTGAACTTCGAGAGCCGCCGGATCCGGCAGACCTACTTTGCTCAGCGCCTCAGCCTTTTCTTTAGCGAAGAACGCTAAGCCCAGGCTGGTAATGAAAAAAACCGCGGCGAGTATAGCAGTAAACCTACTCAAAAAGGTAGCGGAACCTTGGCTTCCGAAAACGGTTGCCGAAGCACCGGCACCGAACGAGGCGCCAGCATCCGCACCTTTACCCTGCTGCACCAGCACCAGACCAACAACGCCCAGAGCCCCCAGCAGGTGCACCACAATTACGACTGTTTCCAGCATCTTGTCAGCTTCCTGCGGCGCGACAGATCGCACCGAATTCATCCGCATTCAGGGAGGCACCACCAATGAGCCCCCCATCGATATCCGGCATGCCGAACAAGTCAGCCGCGCTGGCCGCCTTAACGCTGCCGCCGTACAGAATCCGTACACCACTTGCCACTTCGGCGCTTTCGGCCGACAGCTGCGAGCGGATAGCTGCGTGAACTTCCTGAGCCTGCTGCGGCGAGGCCGTCAGCCCCGTGCCTATTGCCCAAACCGGCTCATAAGCAATTACCGCTTGCGCAAACGCGCCCACACCAAGCTCTTCGATCACACTTGCCAGCTGACGCCCAACCACATCGAGCGTTTTGCCAGCCTCGCGCTGCTCCAGGGTCTCACCAATGCAAAGCACCGGCACCAGACCACAGGATTGAGCAGCAGCAAATTTGCGACTCACCACTTCGTCACTTTCGCCCAGAATCAGACGACGCTCCGAATGACCAACCAGGACCAGACTGCAACCCACGTCCGCCAGCTGGCTTGCCGCGATCTCTCCGGTGAGGGCTCCCTGCACCGGCTCCACCGCACAATCCTGCGCACCTACGGCAATCGAATTGCCCACCAGACCTTGAATGGCCTGATCGATGTACAGAGCGGGCGGCATGACCGCGACTTCGACACCAGCAGGCAGGACCAATTGGCGCAAGCCTTTGATCAGCTCTGCGACACTGGCGCGGGTACCGTGCATTTTCCAGTTACCGGCTACCAGAGGTCGGCGCATGCTGAATCTCGTCGATCAAAGTGGGCGCAGATATTACCCAAGAGATTTCCAAGTAGCAAGACAAATCAAGCACATACCTCTTTAACGACTTTCGCCAGCTCTTCCGCATGACCGCGCACAAGGCTCTCGTCGTCGCCTTCCACCA contains the following coding sequences:
- the secG gene encoding preprotein translocase subunit SecG, whose amino-acid sequence is MLETVVIVVHLLGALGVVGLVLVQQGKGADAGASFGAGASATVFGSQGSATFLSRFTAILAAVFFITSLGLAFFAKEKAEALSKVGLPDPAALEVQPAKPAADDVPVLEEQKPATQSGDVPQAPEQK
- the tpiA gene encoding triose-phosphate isomerase, translating into MRRPLVAGNWKMHGTRASVAELIKGLRQLVLPAGVEVAVMPPALYIDQAIQGLVGNSIAVGAQDCAVEPVQGALTGEIAASQLADVGCSLVLVGHSERRLILGESDEVVSRKFAAAQSCGLVPVLCIGETLEQREAGKTLDVVGRQLASVIEELGVGAFAQAVIAYEPVWAIGTGLTASPQQAQEVHAAIRSQLSAESAEVASGVRILYGGSVKAASAADLFGMPDIDGGLIGGASLNADEFGAICRAAGS